The stretch of DNA CTATCGGTCAGGCGCTTGCGGCGACAAGTCTACCCTTTCGCCACACATCGTAGGAAATGGGGCTTTTTCAGGCAGGCTGTGTCTGTAGGAAATGCCTGTTTTTTTTGATTCCGCTGCTAAACCATCCCTGCACCGAAGATTTTCCTTTATGAGTTAGCAATCGGGAAAAGGGAGAAGCAATTCTGTGAGCAAAGATGAAGCGAAGGGTAAAAAGAGAAAGGTGATCGATCTGGATCGCTTCGAAGCTGTTAGAGGTAAAGCCGATATCAAATGGCGTACTGATGAATTGATGACAGTGCTTCGAGGAGACCCCGGAATCAAATCTCGATTCCGGGGTGATTCTTCTTAGCGACTCACCTTCCAAGCATCCCCAGCCGGCGCCTTGCCATGGTCATACGGCTTGCCAATCCACATGTAAACCAGCCCCAAGCCAATCACGATCGCCGTGCTCAACACCATCGCATAGTTCACATACCACGCCGCATCCGGCGTGCGTGGCCAGGCCATGTTGATGATTGCGCCAACACCGTACACCAGCGCGCCGATGTTCACCGGCCAGCCCCACGCGCCGAGGGTGAATTTGCCGCTCGGCTTCCAGCCTTTGCTGCGGGCGTACAGCGCGGCCAGCACGATCATCTGGAACGCGAGGTAGATGCCGATGGCGGCGAAGCTGACGATGGTCGCCACCGCGTCTTGCAGGAAGAAGCCAAGGGCGATGATCAGCGCAGGCAGGACGCCGGAGACGAACAGCGCAGCAACCGGCACTTGGGTTGTAGGAGAAATCTTTTTCAGCAGTCGGCTGCCGATGACCATTTCGTCGCGAGCGTAGGAATACAGCAGACGGCTCGCTGCGGCCTGCAGGCTGATGACGCAGGAGATGAAGGAAATCATCACCACGCCCATCACCATTTTCGAACCGACCGGGCCGAAGGCGTTGTTGAGGATGGTGGTGACCGGGTCTTTGTCGGTGCCGTTGATTACGGCTTGCATGTCCGGCACGGCGAGGATCAGTGCCAGGCAGGCGAACATTGCCGCGATGCCGCCGATGTAGATGGTCATGCGCATGGCCACCGGGATTTTTGCGCTGGGGTTCGGGGTTTCTTCGGCGACGTCGCCGCAGGCCTCGAAGCCGTAGTAGAGGAACATCCCCGCCAGCGAGGCGGTGAGGAAGGCCGGCAGGTACGAGCCGTCAACGCTGATGTCGAAGGTGTTGAACAGCACGCTCAGTGGCTGGTGACGTTCGAAGATCAGCAGGTACACACCGACGATCACCGCGCCGACCAACTCGCAGAGAAAACCGAACATGGCAATGCGCGCCAGCACTTTGGTGCCGCTCAGATTGACCAGCGTGGCGAACAGCGTCAGCACCAGGGCGATGACGATGTTGGTGTTGTTGCTCGGCTCAAAGCCCATCATGGCGGCCAGATACGGGCCGGCGCCCACTGCGACAGCAGCGATGGTCACGCACAGGGCGATGGAGTAGATCCAGCCGACCATCCACGCCCATTTCTTGCCCACCAGACGCCGCGCCCACGGATAAACGCCGCCGGAAATCGGAAACTGCGAGACCACTTCACCGAAGATCAGGCACACCAGCAATTGGCCGCAACCGACCAGCAAGTACGCCCAGAACATCGGTGGCCCGCCGGCAGCCAGGCACAGGCCGAACAGGGTATAAACCCCTACGACCGGTGACAGATAAGTGAAGCCGAGGGCGAAGTTTTCCCACAGGCTCATGCTGCGGTTGAAGTTGGAGGTGTAGCCCAGTTTGCGCAGTTGTTCGGCATCGCTGTCGGCAACGGCTGCGGCGAGATCGGGTGAGGAACTCATGTGTGTTTGCTCCGTGAAATCGGCAGATTTCGGATGGCCGAGGCCGTGGCGGGGCTTTGCGGGCGCCGCCCGGTTCGGTGGTTATTGTTTTGGGATCCTGGTGGTGCGTAATGCCGGTTTCTGCCTTGAAGCCGGAGTTGACGCCATCGCGAGCAGGCTCACTCCTACAGGTTGAAATGCGATCCCTTGTAGGAGTGAGCCTGCTCGCGATGCTTTTTAATGCTTGAACATCACATGCCGAACCGTGGTGTAGTCCTCCAGCCCATACATGGACATGTCCTTCCCGTAACCGGACAATTTCTGACCGCCATGGGGCATTTCGCTGACAAGCATGAAGTGCGTATTCACCCATGTGCAGCCGTACTGCAGACGTGCCGACATGCGATGCGCGCGTCCTACATCTGCCGTCCACACAGAGGACGCGAGGCCGTAGTCCGAATCGTTGGCCCATTCCAGCGCCTGCGCTTCATCGGTGAACCTGGTCACCGAAACCACCGGCCCAAACACTTCGCGACGAACGATCTCGTCGTCCTGCTGGGCATCGGCCAGCACGGTCGGTTCAAAGAAGAAGCCGTTACCGTCAACAGCCTTGCCACCGGTGATCAAACGAATATGCGGCTGCGCCACGGCGCGCTCGACAAACCCGGCAACACGGTCGCGATGCTGCGCGGTGATCAGTGGCCCCAACTCGGTGGACGGATCATCCTGCAAGCCGTACTTGATGCTGCTGACCGCCGCGCCGAGCTTCTCGACGAACGTGTCGTAGATGCCTTGCTGCGCATAGATCCGGCAGGCAGCGGTGCAGTCCTGGCCGGCGTTGTAGAAACCAAAGGTGCGAATGCCTTCAACCGCCGCGTCGATATCGGCGTCATCGAAGATGATCACCGGCGCCTTGCCGCCCAGTTCCATGTGCATGCGTTTGACGCTGTCGGCAGTGCTGGAAATGATGTTCGAACCGGTGGCAATCGAGCCGGTCAGTGAAACCATGCGCACTTTCGGGTGGGTCACCAATGGGCTGCCAACGGTAAGACCCCGACCGAACACCAGATTGAGCACACCTGCCGGGAAAATTTCCGACGCCAGTTCGGCCAGACGCAACGCGGTCAGCGGGGTTTGTTCCGACGGCTTGAGCACCACGGTATTACCGGCAGCCAGCGCCGGGGCGATTTTCCAGGCGACCATCATCAGTGGGTAGTTCCACGGCGCGATGGAGGCGATCACGCCCACCGGGTCGCGACGGATCATCGAGGTGTGGCCGGGCAGGTATTCGCCAGCGGCCGAACCGCTCATGCAACGGCTGGCGCCGGCGAAGAAACGGAACACGTCGGCAATCGCCGGGATCTCGTCATTCAACGCGGCGCTGTAGGGTTTGCCGCAGTTGGCGGATTCGAGTTTCGCCAGTTCCTCGCCATGAGCTTCGATGGCGTCGGCGAGTTTGAGCAGCAGCAGCGAGCGGTCTTTCGGTGTGGTTTGCGACCACTCGGCAAAAGCATTGTCGGCGGCACGCACGGCGGCATCGACCTGGGCTTCGCTGGCTTCGTTGATTTCCACCAACACTTCACCGAGCGAAGGGTTGAGCACCGGTTGGGCGGGGCCTTCGCCGTTGACCAGGTGGCCGTTGATCAAGAGTCTGGTTTGCATGGTTTTGTCCTCACTAACACTTTTATTGTTCTGCCGAAACCGGATTGAAACTGTGGGAGCGGGCTTGCTCGCGAAAGCGGTGGGTCAGCCGACATCAACGTCGAATGTCATGGCCTCTTCGCGAGCAAGCCCGCTCCCACATTTCGATCCGGTTCCTCCCGTAATCTATTTACCGCCACTGCCGGCGACGCTCTCGCCACCGCGCGTCAGGTAATACGCGCCGAGGATCGGCAGCATGGTCACCATCATTACCAGCATGGCGACGACGTTGGTCACCGGCACATCCCGTGGGCGGCTCAGTTGATTGAGCAGCCACAGCGGCAACGTGCGTTCGTGGCCGGCGGTAAACGTGGTGACGATGATTTCGTCGAACGACAGCGCAAACGCCAACATGCCGCCGGCCAGCAACGCCGAGCCGAGGTTCGGCAAGATGATGTAGCGGAAGGTCTGCCAGCCATCGGCGCCGAGGTCCATCGAGGCCTCGATCAAACTGTGCGAAGTGCGGCGCAGGCGGGCGATGACGTTGTTGTAGACGATCACCACGCAGAAGGTCGCGTGGCCGACGATGATGGTGAACATCCCCGGCTCGATCCCCAGCGTCTTGAACGTCGCCAGCAGGGCGATCCCGGTGATGATCCCCGGCAACGCAATCGGCAAGATCAGCATCAGCGAAATGCCCTGTTTACCGAAGAAATCCCGGCGGTACAGCGCTGCCGAAGCCAGCGTGCCGAGCACCATCGCAATCAATGTAGCGATGGCTGCGATCTGCAGTGACAGCTTGATCGCCTCCAGCACATCCGGCCGCGAAAACGCCACGCTGAACCAGTGCAACGTGAAGCCCTTCGGCGGAAAGCTGAACGCGGCTTCTTCAGTGTTGAAGGCGTAAAGGAAGATGATCAGGATCGGGAAGTGCAAAAATACCAACCCGCCCCAGGCTGCGATTTTTAAGCCCAGTGAGGCCTGCCCTTGTGATGAAGAGTCAGAGCGCATCGAAAGCCCCCAGACGTTTGACGATGGACAGGTAAACCGCGATCAGCACAATCGGCACCAGCGTGAACGCCGCCGCCATCGGCATGTTGCCAATCGCCCCTTGCTGCGCATAAACCATGCTGCCGACGAAGTAGCCCGGCGGCCCGACCAGTTGCGGCACGATGAAGTCGCCCAGGGTCAGCGAAAAAGTGAAAATCGAACCTGCCGCAATCCCGGGAATCGACAGCGGCAGAATCACCTGCATGAAGGTCTGGCGCGGCTTGGCGCCGAGGTCGGCAGAGGCCTGCAACAGCGATGGCGGCAGACGTTCCAGCGACGCCTGAATCGGCAGGATCATGAACGGCAGCCAGATGTAGACAAACACCATGAAGCGCCCCAGGTGCGAGGTCGACAAGGTGCTGCCACCCACGCCGGGAATCCCCAGAATGAACTGCAGCACCGGCTCCAGCCCCAGATGCTGCACAAACCATTGCGCCACGCCGCCCTTGGCCAACAGCAACGTCCACGCATACGCCTTGACGATGTAACTGGCCCACATCGGCATCATCACTGCGATGTAGAAAAACGCCTTGGTTTTGCCGGTGGTGTAGCGCGCCATGTAGTAGGCGATCGGGAAGGCGACGATGGCGCTGGCGAGCGACACGACGATGGCCATGCTCAGCGTGCGCAGGATGATGTCGAAGTTCGACGGCTGAAACAGCGCGGCAAAATTCGCCAGGGTCAGGTCCGGGGTGACCGCCATGGTGAAGTCGTCAAAGGTGTAGAAGCCCTGCCACAACAGCACCAGCAGCGAGCCGAGATAGATCGCGCCGAACCACAGCAGTGGCGGCACCAGCAGCATCGATAGATAAAGGTTCGGCTTGCGATAGAGCAGGTTGGAAAACCGGCGCAAGGGCGGCGAAGGCGTCATCGCGAGCGTGTTCATGTCACACCCCGCTCGCCACAGTGTCGTGCAGCGGGATCATCGCTTCCCGTGCCCAACGCGCGCTCAGACGCTGGCCGGTCTGGTGCTGTGCGCTGCTGTCGATCCACTGACTGTTGGCGTGGCTGATGCTCAGGGTCTGGCCGTTTTCCAGCTTCAATTCATAGCGCGTGGCGCTGCCCTGATATTGAATGTCGTGGAGCAGGCCGCTGACTTCGATTTCGTGGCTGGCCAGCGGGCCTTCGGCGAAACGCACGTGTTCCGGGCGGATCGAAAATGGCTGCGGGTGACCGCTGATTTGGCGGGCCAGATCGCCGCGAATTACGTTCGAGGTGCCGACGAATTCAGCGACGAACGTGGTGGTCGGTTTCATGTACAGATTGCGCGGGGTGTCGACCTGTTCGATACGGCCCTTGTTGAACACCGCCACGCGATCCGACATCGACAGCGCTTCGGTCTGATCGTGGGTGACGAAGATGAAGGTGATGCCGAGCTGGCGTTGCAGCTTCTTCAGTTCGCTTTGCATTTGCTCGCGCAGTTTCAGGTCGAGGGCGCCGAGCGGCTCGTCGAGCAGCAGCACCCGTGGGCGATTGACCAGCGCACGGGCGAGGGCGACACGCTGGCGCTGACCGCCGGACAACTGCACCGGTTTGCGGGCGCCGTAGCCGCCGAGGGCGACCATGTCCAACGCCTCTTCGGCACGCTTGTGACGCTCGGTTTTGCCGATGCCCTTGACCTTCAAACCGTAGGCGACGTTGTCGAGGACGTTCATGTGCGGGAATAGCGCGTAGTCCTGAAACACCGTGTTGACGTCACGTTGATACGGCGGCAAACCGGCCGCTTCGGCGCCGTGAATTCGGATCGAGCCGGCGCTCGGTTGTTCGAAACCGGCAATCAGACGCAGGCAGGTGGTTTTGCCCGAGCCGGAAGGGCCGAGCATGGAAAAGAACTCGCCGTCCTGGATATCGATGGAAACCCGGTCAACGGCCTTCACCTCGCCGAACTGCCGGGAAACGTTGGTGAACTGGACTGCAAGCGTCATGGTGCGGTGCTCCAAAAAGGCGCGGGCCGTCGCAGCGGCCCTGCCTGGACTTCTTTCGAATGATCGTTCCCACGCTCTGCGTGGGAATGCAGCCTGTGACGCTCTGCGTCACCTCGTGCAAATGGACGCGGAGCGTCCGGTGATGCATTCCCACACGGAGCGTGGGAACGATCGGCATCTAACGGTGAATGCGATCCGCTTTTAGCTCCCTCTCCCCCAGGGGGGCGAGGGGGAAAGGGAGCTCGACCGAGTTGCTCCCGGGCTTAACGGCCGCCCATGATCGCGATGTAATCCTGGGTCCAGCGGCTGTACGGCACGAACTTGCCGCCTTCAGCCTGCGGGGTTTTCCAGAAGGCGATCTTGTCGAACTGGTCGAAACCGTTGGTCTTGCAGCCCTCGGCGCCGAGCAGTTCGCTCGCCTTGCACGCTGCCGGCACTGCTGGCAACGAACCAAACCACGCCGCCACATCGCCCTGGACTTTCGGTTTCAGCGACCAGTCCATCCACTTGTAGGCGCAGTTCGGGTGCTTGGCCTCGGCGTGCAGCATGGTGGTGTCGGCCCAGCCAGTGGCGCCTTCTTTCGGAATGGTCGAGGCAATCGGCTGCTTCTCGTTGATCAAACCGTTGACCTGATACGGCCAGGCGCTGGAGGCGACCACGCCTTCGTTCTTGAAGTCGCTCATCTGTACCGTGGTGTCGTGCCAGTAGCGGTGGATCAGCGGCTGCTGCGCGCGCAACAGATCAAGCACGGCGTTGTACTGGGCTTCAGTCAGTTGATACGGATCCTTGATCCCCAGTTCAGGCTTGGCAGTCTTCAGGTACAGCGCCGCATCGGCGATGTAGATCGGCCCGTCATAGGCCTGCACGCGGCCCTTGTTCGGCTTGCCGTCGGGGAAGTTCTGCGCGTCGAACAGCACGTTCCAGCTGGTCGGCGGCGTCTTGAACACGTTGGTGTTGTACATCAACACGTTCGGGCCCCACTGGTACGGGGTGCCGTAGGTCTGCTTGTTGACCACGTACCACGGCGCGTCTTTCAGGCGCGGGTCGAGGGTGTTCCAGTTCGGGATCAACGCGGTGTTGATCGGTTGCACGCGCTTGCCGACGATCAACCGCAACGACGCATCGCCCGAAGCGGTGACCAGGTCGTAACCGCCCTTGGCCATCAGGCTGACCATTTCGTCCGAGGTGGCGGCTGTCTTCACGTTGACCTTGCAGCCGGTTTCCTGCTCGAAACCGGTCACCCAGTCGTAAGCCTTGTCGCTCTCGCCACGTTCGATGTAACCCGGCCAGGCCACGATATCCAGCTGACCTTCGCCGGCGCCGACAGCCTTCAGCGGCTCGGCTGCTTGCAGGCTGGCGCTGGCCAGCAGGGCCGTGGTGATTGCACTGAACAGTGCGGTCTTGTGCACGAACATGGTTGAACCCTCTTCTTTAAATTATGGTCGGGGCAGTTGTGAACGCGGTGAAGCATGCCGTTGGCGGCTTGTTATTAGCGTAGTCAGAGATGCTGGCCGTGGCGGGCCATGATGTGCCGCACCACGCTGTAGTCCTGCAGCGAATCACTGGATAAGTCTTTGCCGTAACCCGAACGTTTCAGGCCACCGTGAGGCATTTCGCTGACCAGCATGAAATGGCTGTTGATCCAGGTGCAGCCGTACTGCAAGCGCGCGGCGACCTGCATTGCCTTGTCCAGATTCTGCGTCCACACCGAGGAGGCCAGGCCGTATTCGGAGTCGTTGGCCCAGTCCACGGCTTGCGCGAGTTCGTCGAAACGGGTCACGGTAACCACTGGGCCGAATACTTCGCGCTGGACGATCTCATCAGTCTGTTTGCAACCGGCCAGCAACGTCGGCTGGTAGAAGAACCCGGCGCCGGAATGCACCGCCGCGCCTGTCACCCGCTCGATGTGCGGCTGGCCGAGGGCGCGCTCGACGAAACTGGCGACGCGGTCGCGTTGGCGGGTGCTGATCAGCGGGCCGATCTCGTTGTCGGCGTCGCGCTTGCCGGCGAAGCGCAGGCTGCTGACCGCTGCGCCGAGCTCGGCGACCAGTTTGTCGTGAATGCCTGCTTGCGCGTAGATCCGGCACGCAGCGGTGCAGTCCTGTCCGGCGTTGTAGTAACCGTAGGTGCGCACACCGTCGACCACCACTTGGATGTCGGCATCGTTGCAGACGATTACCGGGGCTTTGCCGCCGAGTTCCAGGTGTGTGCGTTTGAGGGTTTTCGCCGCGGCTTGAAGGATTTTCTGCCCGGTGACGATATCGCCGGTCAGCGAAACCATGCGCACTTTTGCGTGGCCGACCAGATGGCTGCCGACGCCTTCACCGCCACCGCAAATGATGTTGATCACCCCGCGTGGCAGGATCTCGGCGAGCGCTGGCGCCAGTGCGAGGATCGACAGCGGCGTGTGTTCCGAAGGCTTGAACACCAGGGTGTTGCCGGCGGCGAGGGCCGGGGCGATTTTCCACGCGGCCATCATGATTGGGTAGTTCCACGGCGCAATCGAGGCCACCACGCCAATTGGGTCACGACGCACCATGCTGGTGTAACCCGGCAGGTATTCGCCGCTGAGCTGGCCGGTCTGGCAGCGTACGGCACCGGCAAAGAAGCGGAACACGTCAACGGTGGCGGTCAGATCGTCCTGCCGCGCGAGGTGCAGCGGCTTGCCGCAATTCAGCGCTTCGAGGCGGGCAAGATGGTCGGCGTGTTTTTCGACAGCATTGGCGATCTCCAGCAGCAGATTGGAGCGTTGTTGCGGCGTGGTGCGCGACCAGTCGGCAAAGGCGCGGTGGGCGGCGAGGATCGCGGTTTCGACCTGCTCGGTGCTGGCCTCGGCGATGTGCGTGAGGATTTCACCGGTGGCCGGGTTGAGGATCGGTTCGACAAAACCTTGCCCGGCGACCAGTTCGCCGTCGATCAGCAACGCGGTACACATCGGGGTCTGCACGCCAGCCATTTTCCGTGATCTCTTTTCTTGTGTGGTCATTGTTGCTCCCGTGCCTGGGAGCCGACCGTCTTATAGATGCAGCAAGACTAGTGCGCGGCTCCGGGGTCGACAAATTCTAAATACTGAAGGTGGCATTCGATTAAATAGATGGCTTGCGTCCGCCGTGAGGCTGCTCGCGGGCCACGGTCAGGAATGGATCGACCAGAGCGGGCCGCGCAGTGCCACGGCGCCAGGCCAGGCCGACGTCGAGGGTCTGGTTGAGGTCGGCGATTGGCCGCGCTTCGATGATGTCGCCCTCCAGTGACCACGGGCGATAAGTCATGTCCGGCTGGATCGACACGCCCAGCCCCGCCGCGACCAGGCTACGTACCGCTTCGGTCGAGGCCGTGCGCAAAGTGATCTTCGGTTGCAGCCCGGCGCCGCGCCACAGGCGTTGGGCGTTGCGATCCATCTCGTCGACGTTCAATTGAATCAGCGGTTCGCGAGCGACATCGGCGAGGTTGATGCTGTCGTGTTCCAGCAGCGGATGCTGGGCCGGCAGCCACAAGCGGTGCGGCGAGTGGGTCAGCACTTCGGTCTGCAAGGCGTGACGGTCTTCGAGGTTGGAGAGGATCAACACGCCGACATCGATCTCGCCGCTGACCAACAGATGCTCGATGTAGGGCCGTTCGTCTTCCATCACCCGGATTTCCACGTTGGGGTAGGCGCGCTGGAATCGGGTGAGCAGATCGGCGAGGTAATAACCGGCCACCAGACTGGTCACCCCGACGATCAACTGCCCGGCGAACTGATCAGTGCTTTGTTGCAGGCTGCGCTTGGCGTTATCCACGGTGGCCAGAATCAAGTGCGCCTGACGCAGGAATTGATGCCCTTGGTGGGTCAGGGTCATGCCCTTGGCGTGGCGGCTGAACAGGCTGACGCCGATTTCCTCTTCCAGTTGCTGGATCGCCAGAGTCAGGGTCGATTGGGAAATGAACGCGGTTTGTGCGGCGGCGGAAATCGAGCCGGTCTCGGCCACCGCGATGAAGTGACGGATCTGACGCAGGGTCATCATGAGAGGGTACCCGGTGGGCTGTTTTTATCGATTGGCCTGAGTGTATATCTATTTTCACGAAGGGCTGCCGTCAGTGTCTGGGCAGGACAGTGAGCAACATCTGGAAGCACACTCGCCACCAGGGCCAGGGCACTTTCGAACTAGGCTGAGGGCCTGATAGATCCGGATAACCCCTGTTTTGGAGGCGGAACATGAACACCCGTGGATTGCTCGATCAACTACTCAAGTCCGGCCAGGATCTGTTGCAGAACAAGGCCGGCGGGGCGCAGAACAAATCGGCTGGTGGCCTGGGCGGTTTGCTCGGTGGCGCTTCAGGCTCCGGTGCGCTGGGTGGCCTGCTCTCGGGGGCGGGCGGTGGCGCGTTGGCTGCCGGGGCGATGGGCCTGTTGCTCGGCAGCAAAAAAGCGCGCAAGGTCGGCGGCAAAGTCGCCGTTTACGGCGGCCTCGCCGCTCTCGGTGTGCTGGCCTATAAAGCCTACGGCAACTGGAACGCCCAGAAAGGCACGGCACCGCAAACCGCACCACAGACACTGGATCGACTGCCGCCCGCGCAAGCCGAGCAACACAGTCAGGCGATTCTCAAGGCGCTGGTTGCCGCCGCCAAGGCTGACGGCCATATCGATGAGCGCGAGCGTCAGTTGATCGAGGGCGAGTTCACCCGGCTCGACAACGATCAGGAACTGCAGCACTGGTTGCACGCCGAACTCAACAGGCCCCTCGATCCCGGCGATGTCGCCCGGGCCGCCAGCACCCCGGAAATGGCCGCCGAGATGTACATCGCCAGTGTGATGCTGGTGGACGAGGAGAGCTTTATGGAGAATGCTTATCTGGATGAATTGGCGAAGCAACTGAAGCTGGAGCCGGGGTTGAAGGTAGAACTGGAGAAACAGGTGCGGTTGGCAACGCTGTAAACCGGCGGGCCCCTTAGCGAGCAGGCTCACCCCTGCAAGGGAACACATTTCAGAGGTAGGAGTGAGCCTGCTCGCGGTTGCGTTTTCAGCCTCGCATCAACAGCAATGACCGATCCATCGCCCATTTTTGCCATTTCAGCACTGGCATGCCGACCCCTGATTGCCGGACAGTCCCACCCCAGAGCCTCCCGGTTTAGTACCTCGGGCAGGCCGGAGGGTTAAAAAGCGTCTTATAAATGAGACACCTCCCTCGGCTATACTCCCCGCATTTCGACTTAGGCACGAGGAATCACTGTGAAGAACTGGACGTTGCGCCAACGCATTTTGGCGAGCTTTGCGGTGATTATCGCCATCATGTTGCTGATGGTCGTTGTCTCGTATTCACGGTTGCTGAAGATCGAGACCAGTGAAAGCAGCGTGCGTGACGACGCGGTTCCCGGCGTCTATTACAGCGCGATGATCCGTGGTGCGTGGGTCGACAGCTATCTGCAGACCCAGGAACTGCTGGGTCTCAAGGAAGGGCAGGGCATCAGCAGCCAAGATGCGGCGGACTACAAGGCGTTCGAGACGCGGCTGCAAGAGCAGATGGCTAACTACCGCAACACCATCACCACCGACGAAGACCGGGTCGAGTTCGCCACGTTCGAGAAAGACCACGACATCTACATGCAGATCCAGGATCAGGTGCTCGACTTGCACAAGCGCAACCTGCAAGCCGAAGCGATCAAGCTGTTCACCGAGAAGCTGACCCCGGCCTGGTACACCGGCCGCGTGAAACTCAACGACATCATTGGCGAGAACAAGAAAGTCGCTGATCAGGCCATGGCCAACATCGACGAAGCCGTGGCGGCGGCCAAGGTCAGCATGTTCGTGTCGCTGTTGGTGGCCGTGCTGGCGGCCGGTGCCTGTGGCCTGCTGCTGATGCGCGCCATCATGGCGCCGATGAACCGCATCGTGAAGATCCTCGAAATCATGCGCACCGGCGACTTGAGCAGCCGTCTGAATCTGGACCGCAAGGATGAGTTTGGCGCGGTGGAAACCGGCTTCAACGACATGATGACCGAGCTGACTTCGCTGGTGTCCCAGGCCCAGCGCTCGTCGGTGCAGGTGACCACCTCGGTGACCGAGATCGCCGCCACCTCCAAACAGCAACAGGCCACCGCCACCGAAACCGCGGCCACCACCACCGAAATCGGCGCGACCTCGCGGGAAATCGCCGCCACCTCGCGGGATCTGGTGCGCACCATGACCGAAGTGTCCACCGCAGCCGATCAGGCTTCGGTGCTCGCCGGTTCCGGCCAGCAAGGTCTGGCGCGCATGGAAGACACCATGCACTCGGTGATGGGCGCGGCCGATCTGGTCAACGCCAAACTGGCGATCCTCAACGAGAAGGCCGGCAACATCAATCAGGTGGTGGTGACTATCGTCAAGGTTGCCGATCAGACCAACCTGCTGTCGCTCAACGCCGCCATCGAGGCCGAGAAAGCCGGTGAGTATGGTCGCGGTTTTGCCGTGGTCGCCACCGAAGTGCGGCGTCTGGCGGATCAGACCGCCGTTGCCACTTACGACATTGAACAGATGGTTCGCGAAATCCAGTCAGCGGTGTCCGCCGGCGTGATGGGCATGGACAAGTTCTCCGAGGAAGTGCGCCGGGGCATGGCCGAGGTGCAGCAGGTCGGCGAGCAGTTGTCGCAGATCATTCATCAGGTGCAGGCGCTGGCGCCG from Pseudomonas sp. P8_229 encodes:
- a CDS encoding gamma-aminobutyraldehyde dehydrogenase, with amino-acid sequence MTTQEKRSRKMAGVQTPMCTALLIDGELVAGQGFVEPILNPATGEILTHIAEASTEQVETAILAAHRAFADWSRTTPQQRSNLLLEIANAVEKHADHLARLEALNCGKPLHLARQDDLTATVDVFRFFAGAVRCQTGQLSGEYLPGYTSMVRRDPIGVVASIAPWNYPIMMAAWKIAPALAAGNTLVFKPSEHTPLSILALAPALAEILPRGVINIICGGGEGVGSHLVGHAKVRMVSLTGDIVTGQKILQAAAKTLKRTHLELGGKAPVIVCNDADIQVVVDGVRTYGYYNAGQDCTAACRIYAQAGIHDKLVAELGAAVSSLRFAGKRDADNEIGPLISTRQRDRVASFVERALGQPHIERVTGAAVHSGAGFFYQPTLLAGCKQTDEIVQREVFGPVVTVTRFDELAQAVDWANDSEYGLASSVWTQNLDKAMQVAARLQYGCTWINSHFMLVSEMPHGGLKRSGYGKDLSSDSLQDYSVVRHIMARHGQHL
- a CDS encoding LysR family transcriptional regulator; the protein is MMTLRQIRHFIAVAETGSISAAAQTAFISQSTLTLAIQQLEEEIGVSLFSRHAKGMTLTHQGHQFLRQAHLILATVDNAKRSLQQSTDQFAGQLIVGVTSLVAGYYLADLLTRFQRAYPNVEIRVMEDERPYIEHLLVSGEIDVGVLILSNLEDRHALQTEVLTHSPHRLWLPAQHPLLEHDSINLADVAREPLIQLNVDEMDRNAQRLWRGAGLQPKITLRTASTEAVRSLVAAGLGVSIQPDMTYRPWSLEGDIIEARPIADLNQTLDVGLAWRRGTARPALVDPFLTVAREQPHGGRKPSI
- a CDS encoding tellurite resistance TerB family protein, whose product is MNTRGLLDQLLKSGQDLLQNKAGGAQNKSAGGLGGLLGGASGSGALGGLLSGAGGGALAAGAMGLLLGSKKARKVGGKVAVYGGLAALGVLAYKAYGNWNAQKGTAPQTAPQTLDRLPPAQAEQHSQAILKALVAAAKADGHIDERERQLIEGEFTRLDNDQELQHWLHAELNRPLDPGDVARAASTPEMAAEMYIASVMLVDEESFMENAYLDELAKQLKLEPGLKVELEKQVRLATL
- a CDS encoding methyl-accepting chemotaxis protein produces the protein MKNWTLRQRILASFAVIIAIMLLMVVVSYSRLLKIETSESSVRDDAVPGVYYSAMIRGAWVDSYLQTQELLGLKEGQGISSQDAADYKAFETRLQEQMANYRNTITTDEDRVEFATFEKDHDIYMQIQDQVLDLHKRNLQAEAIKLFTEKLTPAWYTGRVKLNDIIGENKKVADQAMANIDEAVAAAKVSMFVSLLVAVLAAGACGLLLMRAIMAPMNRIVKILEIMRTGDLSSRLNLDRKDEFGAVETGFNDMMTELTSLVSQAQRSSVQVTTSVTEIAATSKQQQATATETAATTTEIGATSREIAATSRDLVRTMTEVSTAADQASVLAGSGQQGLARMEDTMHSVMGAADLVNAKLAILNEKAGNINQVVVTIVKVADQTNLLSLNAAIEAEKAGEYGRGFAVVATEVRRLADQTAVATYDIEQMVREIQSAVSAGVMGMDKFSEEVRRGMAEVQQVGEQLSQIIHQVQALAPRVLMVNEGMQAQATGAEQINHALVQLGDASSQTVESLRQASFAIDELSQVAVGLRSGVSRFKV